The Glandiceps talaboti chromosome 1, keGlaTala1.1, whole genome shotgun sequence genome has a segment encoding these proteins:
- the LOC144438264 gene encoding ninjurin-2-like: MAGGGEGGRGERGVEENPANPDIALIDMRSEDDNASETSETPSKDSSTHSNISSTIQSAFDANTYSGKKTVTQALFDLALISANASHLKLLFQHHWMGLTPDFFVFVVTLLVLSITLQLATAVILFVKIRLDINRVEDQNIANRLNDCATMMIVFVTILNIFVSAFSSVPATADETSGTPS; the protein is encoded by the exons ATGGCAGGTGGTGGAGAAGGTGGTCGCGGTGAGAGAGGTGTCGAAGAGAACCCTGCAAACCCAGACATCGCACTAATCGATATGCGAAGTGAAGACGAT AATGCATCCGAAACTAGCGAAACCCCTTCAAAAGATTCGTCCACACATAGCAATATTTCTTCCACCATACAAAGTGCCTTTGATGCCAATACGTACTCTGGTAAAAAGACTGTCACCCAAGCCCTGTTTGATTTAGCGTTGATATCAGCCAATGCATCGCATTTGAAATTACTTTTCCAACACCACTGGATGGGATTGACGCCagatttctttgtttttgtggTTACCTTGCTGGTACTATCCATTACACTACAACTGGCAACAGCTGTGATACTGTTTGTGAAGATTCGTCTTGACATCAACAGAGTCGAGGACCAAAACATTGCCAATAGGTTAAATGACTGTGCCACCATGATGATCGTATTTGTCACTATTCTAAATATTTTTGTCTCCGCATTCAGTAGTGTCCCTGCTACTGCAGACGAGACCAGCGGTACGCCTTCATGA